From one Bacillus sp. FJAT-42376 genomic stretch:
- a CDS encoding phosphatidylglycerophosphatase A, with product MEKRSMNAVEKKARQKLKDRGVKIEDIAELVYYLQKKYHPDLQMADCTANVERVLAKREVQNALLTGIQLDELAEKKMLEEPLQGIIETDEGLYGVDEIMAFSIVNIYGSIGFTNYGYIDKEKPGILAFLNDKSTGMCHTFLDDIVGAIAAAASSRLAHRAAHTE from the coding sequence ATGGAGAAGCGGAGTATGAATGCTGTTGAAAAAAAAGCCAGACAGAAATTAAAAGACCGTGGTGTTAAAATAGAAGATATTGCAGAGCTCGTTTATTATTTGCAAAAAAAGTATCATCCTGATTTGCAAATGGCGGATTGTACGGCCAATGTAGAAAGAGTCCTTGCCAAAAGGGAAGTGCAGAATGCCCTCCTCACAGGAATTCAGCTGGATGAACTGGCCGAAAAGAAAATGCTGGAGGAGCCTTTGCAGGGCATCATTGAAACAGATGAGGGTTTATACGGTGTCGATGAAATTATGGCCTTTTCAATCGTAAATATATATGGTTCCATCGGATTTACAAACTATGGGTATATCGATAAAGAAAAACCGGGGATTTTAGCTTTTTTAAACGATAAATCCACTGGCATGTGCCATACGTTTCTCGATGATATCGTTGGCGCAATAGCGGCGGCAGCTTCCAGCAGACTTGCGCACCGTGCTGCCCATACAGAATAA